Proteins encoded in a region of the Synechococcus sp. BIOS-U3-1 genome:
- a CDS encoding tetratricopeptide repeat protein translates to MSRRVKTIASALCVLAIGSPLVAGCTDPLATKSFNSGVEEYEQGDYQGAIESFTKAIAINPQDADYYYVRGNSRFELKDFEGAAADYTKAIEINPRLASSYSNRGASKDYLGDYQGAISDFTTAIEINPQDADFYYNRGNSKGQLKDYQGAIADLDMVIKLNPQYADAYLTRGNAKEFVNDLAGACADWNKAADMGLKEPAEWVQNQC, encoded by the coding sequence ATGTCTCGCAGGGTTAAAACCATTGCTTCAGCACTGTGTGTGCTTGCAATTGGATCTCCGTTGGTAGCTGGTTGCACGGACCCATTGGCGACGAAATCTTTTAATAGCGGAGTGGAAGAATATGAACAAGGCGATTATCAAGGAGCGATTGAAAGTTTCACAAAAGCAATAGCAATCAACCCCCAGGATGCCGATTATTATTACGTTCGTGGTAATTCTAGGTTTGAATTAAAGGATTTTGAAGGAGCAGCTGCTGACTACACAAAGGCAATAGAAATTAATCCAAGGCTAGCCTCTTCCTACTCTAATCGCGGTGCTTCTAAGGATTATTTGGGTGATTATCAAGGAGCAATTTCTGATTTCACAACGGCAATTGAAATCAATCCTCAAGATGCCGATTTCTATTATAACCGGGGTAATTCCAAGGGACAGTTAAAAGATTATCAAGGAGCAATTGCCGATCTCGACATGGTCATCAAGCTCAATCCGCAGTATGCCGATGCCTATCTCACTCGTGGTAACGCGAAAGAGTTTGTCAATGATCTTGCTGGTGCCTGTGCTGACTGGAACAAGGCAGCTGATATGGGACTCAAAGAGCCTGCTGAATGGGTGCAAAACCAGTGTTGA
- a CDS encoding transcriptional regulator: MGLRTAARDVLKKVFGESFYADLRNLYRNARYGDRSKPQARVSMDLNHEAPEPQWKEVGASTYKWVPTSQAKEALPDAVEESRVAPADFETDLSEEQSRTLLCEKFLVQDRFLIDYVDKSGNTTRRPIRVEEVYAYDDGVFVLRAWCLLRKAYRTFVSTRIKGCRDAFSKEMVFDLLSRLRKRSLSDPGNVAQEILDGMTLEIVISIYTLMHYSTGKGYEKRFVSGKKKNALADWVLKQSKAESLLGSLDADQYSEMEELLRESIGDIKVTQSSYESCARALKRTRYVFSSNDGYEVRRQDLILFVEKALEGEAARDIALTRLKQDLLDPSFCIGREVDVDKFTEEFSKVKKDSKKAEKKYKRKKKSEVVSKQYRRYERGEPIRLLAIEVAQRNLQQCLDDDRLLFGKDEFEECVMREVESSFSEEELKKAGEMFRKRCGAGLSTAYCSFGLRKEKRSWFTDSRGKSWLDLKTRIGA; encoded by the coding sequence ATGGGTTTGAGGACTGCTGCTCGAGATGTCCTCAAGAAGGTGTTCGGCGAATCCTTCTATGCAGATTTGAGGAATCTCTATCGCAATGCTCGCTACGGCGATAGAAGCAAGCCTCAAGCGAGGGTGTCGATGGACCTTAACCATGAGGCACCTGAACCTCAATGGAAGGAAGTAGGTGCCTCGACGTACAAGTGGGTTCCTACGAGTCAGGCGAAGGAGGCATTGCCTGATGCGGTGGAGGAATCACGGGTTGCTCCCGCGGATTTTGAGACTGATCTGAGCGAAGAGCAAAGCCGCACTCTGCTGTGTGAGAAGTTCCTGGTCCAAGACCGTTTTCTGATCGATTACGTCGATAAGTCAGGCAACACCACAAGGAGGCCCATCCGTGTGGAGGAGGTTTATGCGTATGACGACGGCGTCTTTGTTCTTCGTGCCTGGTGCTTGCTGAGGAAGGCTTACAGGACCTTTGTCAGTACACGGATCAAGGGGTGTCGCGATGCATTTTCCAAGGAAATGGTCTTTGACTTGCTCTCCCGTCTGAGGAAACGTTCACTCTCGGATCCAGGCAACGTGGCCCAGGAAATTCTTGATGGCATGACGCTGGAGATCGTTATTTCCATTTACACGTTGATGCACTATTCAACGGGCAAGGGATATGAGAAGCGGTTCGTTAGCGGTAAGAAGAAAAATGCCTTAGCCGACTGGGTGTTGAAGCAGTCCAAAGCGGAATCTCTGCTGGGTTCACTGGATGCCGACCAGTACAGCGAAATGGAGGAACTTTTGAGGGAATCCATTGGAGACATCAAGGTCACCCAGAGCAGTTATGAATCTTGTGCTCGGGCATTGAAGAGAACGCGATACGTCTTCTCAAGCAATGATGGTTATGAGGTGAGGAGGCAAGACCTCATCCTTTTCGTCGAGAAGGCGCTCGAGGGCGAAGCTGCCAGAGATATTGCCCTCACCCGCCTCAAGCAAGACCTATTAGATCCTTCATTCTGTATTGGCAGAGAGGTCGACGTCGACAAGTTCACGGAGGAGTTCAGCAAGGTCAAGAAGGACTCCAAAAAGGCAGAGAAGAAGTACAAACGCAAGAAAAAATCAGAGGTTGTTTCCAAGCAGTATCGGCGCTACGAGCGAGGTGAACCTATTCGTCTATTGGCGATTGAAGTAGCACAACGGAACCTTCAGCAATGCCTTGATGATGACCGGTTGCTTTTTGGCAAAGATGAATTTGAGGAGTGCGTTATGAGAGAGGTGGAATCTTCATTTTCAGAAGAAGAGTTGAAGAAAGCAGGAGAGATGTTTCGTAAGCGTTGTGGAGCAGGCTTGAGCACTGCTTATTGTTCCTTCGGATTACGCAAAGAAAAGCGGTCTTGGTTCACTGACTCAAGGGGCAAGTCCTGGCTAGACTTGAAGACAAGAATTGGTGCCTGA
- a CDS encoding ComF family protein — protein MSPLPWRAASWYGGAMRQFILSLRRNHDIHSLQAICRIVACDLPPDSLLIPIPGWKGKSRSNPLPDLMCRCLERPTLQLLQRCRPTVGQHRLNRRQRVRNQYGSFKLNKVSTEWTNHPCTNKRPQPQVWLVDDIVTTGATVLAAQQVLQASGVKIQGVLCLARTP, from the coding sequence ATGAGCCCATTGCCCTGGCGAGCCGCCTCCTGGTATGGAGGAGCAATGCGCCAGTTCATTTTGTCGTTGCGCAGGAATCACGACATTCACTCTCTGCAAGCGATTTGCAGAATTGTTGCGTGTGATCTGCCGCCAGACAGTCTGCTTATTCCGATACCCGGCTGGAAGGGCAAGAGCCGGTCGAATCCGCTGCCAGACCTGATGTGCCGCTGCCTGGAACGACCGACACTTCAGCTGCTGCAGCGTTGTCGCCCCACGGTGGGCCAGCACCGTCTGAACCGTCGGCAAAGAGTGAGAAACCAATACGGCAGCTTCAAGTTGAACAAGGTATCGACCGAATGGACAAACCATCCCTGCACAAACAAGCGTCCTCAGCCGCAGGTCTGGCTTGTTGATGACATCGTGACGACAGGTGCAACAGTTCTGGCCGCACAACAGGTTCTTCAGGCCTCCGGAGTCAAGATCCAAGGGGTGCTCTGCCTGGCCAGAACCCCTTAG
- a CDS encoding DUF2470 domain-containing protein → MAADPLTPAISERICRHMNDDHSDAVLRYAHHYGGQTSATAAKMTGVTAEAMTLEVNGEPVSIPFDHTLTDSEDAHRTLVAMLRAMPAGADQGES, encoded by the coding sequence ATGGCCGCCGATCCGCTCACTCCAGCCATCAGCGAACGCATCTGTCGTCACATGAATGACGATCACAGTGATGCTGTACTTCGCTACGCACACCACTACGGAGGTCAGACATCCGCAACGGCAGCAAAGATGACAGGAGTCACTGCGGAAGCCATGACCCTTGAGGTCAATGGCGAGCCCGTGAGCATTCCCTTCGACCACACGCTCACAGACAGTGAAGATGCTCACCGGACTCTCGTAGCCATGTTGAGGGCCATGCCTGCCGGGGCTGACCAAGGGGAATCATGA
- a CDS encoding FGGY-family carbohydrate kinase, whose amino-acid sequence MMQDSLALGIDLGTSGVRVAVLNEQRELLYTDSTEYDRGLAYPDDWLNNCIQLIKAIPQELRSQLMALAVDGTSGTLLACDRQGTPQGKALPYNVACPEQLARVRELVQAGQPASSASGSLARALRLLQQNSQPLILRHQADWISGWLLGHWRFGEEGNNLRLGWSLTDQQWPDAFEQQTWREALPEIRPSGSRLGNINGGRANQLGLSKDILVIAGTTDANAAVLTADAADDEGITVLGSTLVLKRFISIPLRHGAGTSTHRVGGRWLGGGASNSGGAVLRECFPGIDLNELSRQIDPDQESGLKLLPLTGQGERFPVDDPDLAPILTPRPVSDALYLHGLLEGLSQIESQGWKKLTELGAPAPKRLVTLGGGAKNPQWRRMRQRLLGVPIRSCYSPPAAGVARLALTALQQQHDQITCSRRESVELP is encoded by the coding sequence TTGATGCAGGATTCACTGGCGCTCGGAATCGATCTGGGCACCAGTGGAGTGCGGGTTGCGGTCCTTAATGAACAGCGTGAGCTGCTGTACACGGATTCCACCGAGTACGACAGAGGTCTGGCCTATCCGGATGACTGGCTGAACAACTGCATTCAGCTGATCAAGGCCATCCCACAGGAGCTTCGCAGCCAGCTCATGGCACTGGCTGTTGATGGAACCTCAGGGACACTGTTGGCCTGTGATCGACAAGGCACTCCCCAGGGAAAGGCTTTGCCCTACAACGTTGCCTGTCCAGAACAGCTGGCTCGAGTGCGTGAGCTGGTGCAAGCAGGCCAGCCAGCATCGAGTGCCAGTGGCAGCCTGGCCCGCGCTCTGAGGCTCTTGCAACAGAACTCGCAGCCGCTGATCCTTCGACACCAGGCTGATTGGATCAGCGGCTGGCTGCTTGGACACTGGAGGTTTGGAGAGGAAGGCAACAACCTTCGTCTGGGCTGGTCACTCACCGATCAGCAATGGCCTGATGCTTTTGAGCAACAGACCTGGCGTGAAGCACTGCCGGAGATCCGACCAAGCGGCTCAAGGCTCGGAAACATCAATGGTGGCCGAGCCAACCAATTGGGACTTTCAAAGGACATTCTCGTGATCGCAGGAACGACAGACGCCAATGCGGCAGTGCTCACTGCCGATGCCGCCGACGACGAGGGCATCACCGTGCTGGGTAGCACGCTGGTGCTCAAACGCTTCATCAGCATCCCTCTGCGACATGGTGCAGGGACATCCACCCACCGAGTAGGAGGTCGCTGGCTTGGAGGGGGAGCCTCAAACAGTGGCGGTGCCGTGCTGCGCGAGTGCTTTCCAGGGATAGACCTCAACGAACTAAGCCGACAGATCGATCCTGACCAGGAGAGCGGGCTGAAGCTGCTGCCCCTGACCGGACAAGGAGAACGCTTTCCCGTTGATGACCCCGATCTTGCACCAATACTGACTCCAAGGCCGGTGAGTGATGCTCTGTATTTGCACGGTCTTCTGGAAGGCTTGAGCCAGATCGAATCCCAGGGCTGGAAAAAGCTCACTGAACTTGGAGCACCCGCGCCGAAACGCTTGGTAACCCTTGGTGGGGGTGCCAAAAACCCCCAATGGCGACGGATGCGGCAACGATTACTGGGTGTTCCAATCCGTAGTTGTTACAGCCCTCCTGCTGCAGGGGTGGCGCGGCTCGCACTCACCGCTCTGCAACAGCAACATGATCAAATCACCTGTTCCAGGCGAGAATCGGTTGAGCTTCCATGA
- the metK gene encoding methionine adenosyltransferase translates to MSRYVFTSESVTEGHPDKICDQVSDAVLDALLAQDPTSRVACETVVNTGLCMITGEVTSKAQVDFIHLVRNVIKEIGYSGARAGGFDANSCAVLVALDQQSPDIAQGVNEADDHAGDPLDLVGAGDQGIMFGYACNETPELMPLPISLAHRLARRLAEVRHNGALGYLLPDGKTQVSVVYDNNKPVAIDTILISTQHTAEVGGISDEQGIRERITEDLWTHVVEPATADLALKPSREATKYLVNPTGKFVVGGPQGDAGLTGRKIIVDTYGGYARHGGGAFSGKDPTKVDRSAAYAARFVAKCLVAAGLAERAEVQLSYAIGVATPVSILVESFGTSQLDNDALTGLVQEHFDLRPGAIIESFGLRNLPQQRGGRFYQDTAAYGHFGRNDLKAPWEDVDAKAAELRNA, encoded by the coding sequence ATGAGTCGATACGTCTTTACCTCCGAATCCGTCACGGAGGGGCATCCAGACAAGATCTGCGATCAGGTCAGTGATGCCGTACTCGACGCACTTCTGGCGCAGGATCCCACCAGCCGTGTGGCCTGCGAAACAGTTGTGAACACTGGCCTTTGCATGATCACAGGCGAAGTGACATCCAAAGCGCAAGTGGACTTCATCCACCTTGTTCGCAACGTAATCAAGGAAATCGGTTACAGCGGAGCCCGCGCCGGTGGCTTTGATGCCAACAGCTGTGCAGTCTTGGTCGCCCTCGACCAGCAGTCGCCTGACATTGCCCAGGGTGTCAATGAAGCCGACGACCACGCCGGTGATCCCCTGGATTTGGTTGGCGCCGGGGATCAAGGGATCATGTTCGGATATGCGTGCAACGAGACACCCGAGCTGATGCCTTTGCCCATCAGCCTGGCCCACCGTCTCGCAAGAAGGCTGGCGGAAGTACGTCACAACGGCGCCCTCGGTTACCTCCTGCCAGACGGCAAAACACAGGTGAGTGTGGTTTATGACAACAACAAGCCGGTTGCGATCGACACGATTCTGATTTCAACCCAGCACACCGCGGAGGTGGGAGGCATCAGTGACGAGCAGGGCATCCGTGAGCGGATCACAGAGGACCTCTGGACCCACGTCGTTGAGCCAGCAACTGCCGATCTAGCTCTGAAACCCAGTCGCGAAGCAACCAAATATCTCGTTAACCCGACCGGAAAGTTTGTTGTCGGCGGACCCCAGGGTGATGCAGGGCTGACCGGTCGCAAGATCATTGTGGATACCTACGGAGGTTATGCCAGACATGGCGGGGGCGCCTTCTCAGGGAAAGACCCCACCAAAGTCGACCGCTCGGCAGCCTATGCGGCGCGTTTTGTCGCGAAATGTCTTGTGGCAGCTGGTCTAGCGGAAAGGGCCGAGGTGCAGCTGAGCTATGCCATCGGCGTTGCCACGCCAGTGTCGATTTTGGTCGAATCCTTCGGAACAAGCCAGTTGGACAATGATGCGCTGACAGGCCTGGTTCAGGAGCACTTTGACCTGAGACCCGGAGCCATCATCGAAAGCTTCGGACTGCGCAATTTGCCTCAGCAACGCGGTGGTCGCTTCTATCAAGACACCGCGGCTTACGGACACTTCGGCCGCAACGACCTGAAGGCTCCCTGGGAAGACGTTGATGCCAAGGCGGCAGAACTGCGCAACGCCTGA
- a CDS encoding HAD family hydrolase yields MAHLKLKGRALGSVQGVLFDKDGTLSHSEPRLIELADARIEEARRQLSSKGASATMLQELNDLLARTYGRCEGGVIPDGTLAVASRHHNLLSTATVFCQMNLSWPQSLVLAQEVFDHVDRQRRTLHPGGDPIGLLPDAARLLRELAAAGIICAVISNDTTEGIESFLHQHNLNDCISGLWSADHHPTKPNPEAVEALCSQLNLKVENCALIGDADTDLLMARQAGIGLTLGYVAGWHREPTLTAHEHLISDWSELSATKDEMSKA; encoded by the coding sequence ATGGCTCATCTCAAGCTCAAGGGCCGGGCGCTCGGTTCCGTTCAGGGGGTGCTGTTCGATAAGGACGGCACCCTTTCCCATAGCGAGCCGCGTTTGATCGAACTGGCTGACGCCCGGATTGAGGAAGCACGGCGCCAACTCAGCTCAAAAGGCGCGTCAGCCACGATGCTGCAGGAACTCAACGATCTGCTTGCGAGAACCTACGGCCGTTGCGAGGGCGGCGTCATTCCTGACGGCACACTGGCTGTGGCGTCGAGACATCACAACCTGCTGAGCACCGCAACAGTGTTCTGTCAGATGAATCTGAGTTGGCCCCAATCACTGGTCCTTGCTCAGGAAGTGTTTGATCACGTGGACCGCCAGAGACGAACGCTGCATCCAGGTGGAGACCCGATTGGGTTGTTGCCGGATGCAGCAAGGCTGCTGAGAGAGCTTGCCGCTGCTGGAATTATCTGCGCCGTGATCAGCAATGACACCACTGAGGGCATCGAGAGCTTTCTGCACCAGCACAATCTCAACGACTGCATCAGTGGACTGTGGAGTGCCGATCACCACCCGACCAAACCGAACCCCGAAGCTGTTGAAGCACTTTGCTCGCAGTTGAACTTGAAAGTGGAGAATTGCGCCTTGATCGGTGACGCCGACACCGATCTGTTGATGGCACGTCAGGCAGGGATCGGTCTGACCCTCGGCTATGTAGCCGGGTGGCATCGCGAGCCAACGCTCACAGCCCATGAACATCTGATCAGTGACTGGAGCGAGCTGAGCGCTACCAAAGACGAAATGTCAAAGGCTTAA
- a CDS encoding 30S ribosomal protein S1 — translation MTVTPTDPSQESAVDTAEAVTSETEAVAEGSADQADFGTDEDLGIPEDIPTADDPSSRATSRDMDSAGFTLDEFAALLSKYDYNFKPGDIVNGTVFALESKGAMIDIGAKTAAFMPLQEVSINRVEGLSDVLQPGEIREFFIMSEENEDGQLSLSIRRIEYQRAWERVRQLQKEDATIYSEVFATNRGGALVRVEGLRGFIPGSHISTRKPKEELVADFLPLKFLEVDEERNRLVLSHRRALVERKMNRLEVGEVVVGTVRGIKPYGAFIDIGGVSGLLHISEISHEHIETPHSVLNVNDQMKVMIIDLDAERGRISLSTKALEPEPGDMLTDPQKVFDKAEEMAARYKQMLLEQAEEGEEPLGSMMV, via the coding sequence ATGACTGTCACTCCCACAGATCCTTCTCAGGAATCTGCAGTGGACACCGCTGAAGCGGTCACATCCGAAACCGAAGCAGTCGCTGAAGGGTCAGCTGATCAAGCCGACTTCGGTACCGATGAAGACCTCGGCATTCCCGAAGACATCCCAACAGCTGATGACCCCAGCAGCCGGGCAACCAGCCGGGACATGGACAGTGCTGGATTCACCCTTGATGAGTTCGCAGCATTACTCAGCAAATACGACTACAACTTCAAGCCCGGAGACATCGTCAACGGCACGGTTTTCGCCCTGGAATCAAAGGGCGCCATGATCGACATTGGAGCGAAAACCGCTGCATTCATGCCTCTTCAGGAGGTGTCGATCAACCGCGTTGAAGGACTGAGCGATGTGCTCCAACCCGGCGAAATCCGGGAGTTCTTCATCATGAGCGAGGAGAACGAAGACGGACAGCTCTCCCTCTCCATTCGTCGGATCGAATATCAGCGAGCCTGGGAACGCGTCCGCCAGCTCCAGAAGGAAGACGCGACGATCTACTCAGAGGTTTTTGCCACCAACAGAGGTGGAGCCTTGGTGAGAGTTGAAGGTCTGCGTGGATTCATCCCTGGATCCCACATCAGCACCCGTAAACCTAAGGAAGAACTTGTTGCAGACTTTCTCCCTCTCAAGTTCCTTGAGGTTGACGAAGAGCGCAATCGTCTGGTGCTGAGCCACAGGCGCGCTTTGGTGGAGCGAAAGATGAATCGCCTCGAAGTGGGCGAAGTTGTTGTGGGTACGGTTCGCGGAATCAAGCCTTATGGCGCCTTCATCGACATCGGCGGTGTCAGCGGTCTGCTACACATCTCTGAAATCAGTCACGAACATATCGAGACCCCTCACTCGGTGCTGAACGTGAATGATCAGATGAAAGTGATGATCATCGATCTCGACGCCGAGCGTGGCAGGATCTCCCTGTCCACCAAGGCACTGGAGCCGGAGCCTGGTGACATGCTCACGGATCCGCAGAAGGTGTTTGACAAAGCAGAAGAAATGGCCGCTCGCTACAAACAGATGTTGCTTGAGCAAGCTGAGGAAGGTGAAGAGCCCCTGGGTTCAATGATGGTTTGA
- the nrdR gene encoding transcriptional regulator NrdR gives MQCPSCQNTDSRVLESRAADGGRSVRRRRECLNCEFRFTTYERVETVPITVIKRNGNRETFTRGKLLHGLSRACEKTGIPPERLETMVEELELSLQQRSGREVSSSDIGELVLEKLKVLSEVAYIRFASVYRQFSGVSDFVATLEGITATKAELTAAI, from the coding sequence GTGCAGTGCCCCTCCTGCCAGAACACAGATAGCCGGGTGCTCGAATCAAGAGCCGCCGATGGCGGAAGAAGTGTGCGTCGTCGTCGAGAGTGCCTCAACTGCGAATTTCGTTTTACCACTTACGAACGGGTTGAAACCGTTCCAATCACAGTGATCAAACGAAATGGCAATCGTGAAACCTTCACTCGAGGCAAACTGCTGCATGGGTTGAGCAGAGCTTGCGAGAAAACAGGCATTCCTCCAGAACGCCTTGAAACCATGGTGGAAGAGCTGGAACTCAGCCTTCAACAACGCAGCGGACGAGAAGTATCGAGCAGCGACATCGGGGAACTTGTGCTTGAAAAGCTGAAAGTTCTCAGCGAAGTCGCCTACATCCGTTTTGCGTCCGTTTATCGCCAGTTCAGTGGTGTCAGTGATTTTGTGGCCACTCTGGAAGGCATCACTGCAACCAAAGCGGAGCTGACGGCCGCGATCTGA
- a CDS encoding photosystem II reaction center protein T, whose amino-acid sequence MESFAYILILTLAIATLFFAIAFRDPPKIGK is encoded by the coding sequence ATGGAAAGCTTCGCTTACATCCTCATCCTCACTCTCGCGATTGCAACTCTGTTCTTCGCTATCGCATTCCGCGATCCTCCGAAGATCGGAAAGTGA
- the psbB gene encoding photosystem II chlorophyll-binding protein CP47 produces the protein MGLPWYRVHTVVINDPGRLLAVHLMHTALVAGWAGSMALYELAIFDPSDPVLNPMWRQGMFVMPFMARLGVTDSWGGWSITGATGVDPGFWSFEGVAAAHIVFSGLLMLAAIWHWTFWDLEIWQDPRTGEPALDLPKIFGIHLLLAGLGCFGFGAFHLTGVFGPGMWVTDAYGITGHLEPVQPSWGPEGFNPFNPGGIVAHHIAAGIVGIIAGVFHITTRPPERLYKALRMGNIETVLASAIAAVFFAAFIVAGTMWYGAAATPIELFGPTRYQWDQSYFKTEINRRVQTAMDQGQSAAEAYASIPEKLAFYDYVGNSPAKGGLFRVGPMVNGDGLATGWLGHIVFTDKDGRDLQVRRLPNFFENFPVILEDSDGIVRADIPFRRAEAKYSFEQQGVSAAVFGGALDGQTFTDPADVKRLARKAQLGEAFEFDRETYNSDGVFRSSPRGWFTFGHAVFALLFFFGHIWHGARTLYRDVFAGIDPDLGEQVEFGLFQKLGDRSTRRLPEGYVPPAGTPLS, from the coding sequence ATGGGATTGCCCTGGTATCGGGTGCACACCGTCGTAATTAACGACCCAGGCCGTCTTCTGGCCGTGCACCTCATGCACACTGCCCTCGTCGCCGGCTGGGCCGGCTCGATGGCCCTCTACGAACTCGCCATCTTCGACCCCTCCGATCCAGTCCTGAACCCGATGTGGCGTCAGGGCATGTTCGTGATGCCCTTCATGGCCCGACTGGGCGTGACGGACAGCTGGGGAGGCTGGAGCATCACGGGAGCCACAGGAGTGGATCCTGGCTTCTGGAGCTTCGAAGGTGTTGCCGCTGCACACATTGTTTTCAGCGGCCTGCTCATGTTGGCCGCCATCTGGCACTGGACATTCTGGGATCTCGAGATCTGGCAAGACCCCCGCACAGGAGAGCCAGCTCTTGATCTACCCAAAATCTTCGGCATCCACCTGCTCCTGGCAGGTCTCGGCTGCTTCGGCTTCGGCGCCTTCCATCTCACGGGAGTCTTTGGCCCAGGAATGTGGGTCACAGATGCTTACGGAATCACCGGTCACTTAGAGCCAGTGCAACCGTCCTGGGGACCTGAAGGGTTCAATCCTTTCAATCCAGGTGGAATCGTTGCCCACCACATTGCAGCTGGAATCGTTGGCATTATCGCTGGCGTCTTCCATATCACCACTCGTCCTCCGGAACGCCTCTATAAGGCCTTGCGGATGGGCAACATCGAAACAGTTTTGGCTAGCGCCATTGCTGCGGTGTTCTTTGCAGCGTTCATCGTTGCAGGAACTATGTGGTATGGAGCTGCTGCAACTCCTATCGAACTCTTTGGGCCCACTCGCTATCAGTGGGATCAGAGTTACTTCAAGACCGAGATCAACCGCCGTGTCCAAACAGCGATGGATCAAGGTCAATCAGCGGCGGAGGCTTACGCCTCGATTCCCGAAAAACTCGCTTTCTACGATTACGTCGGAAACAGTCCAGCCAAAGGTGGTTTGTTCCGCGTAGGACCGATGGTCAACGGCGATGGCTTAGCCACTGGATGGTTGGGGCACATTGTTTTCACGGATAAGGACGGTCGTGATCTGCAAGTCCGGCGTCTACCGAACTTCTTCGAGAACTTCCCCGTGATTCTCGAAGACAGTGACGGCATCGTTCGAGCTGACATTCCCTTCCGTCGCGCGGAAGCGAAGTATTCCTTCGAACAGCAAGGCGTCAGTGCGGCTGTTTTCGGAGGTGCACTTGACGGTCAAACTTTCACCGACCCCGCCGATGTGAAGCGCTTGGCTCGTAAAGCACAGCTAGGAGAAGCGTTTGAATTCGATCGCGAGACCTACAACTCCGATGGCGTCTTCCGCAGCTCGCCTCGAGGTTGGTTCACCTTCGGTCACGCGGTCTTCGCACTGCTCTTCTTCTTTGGCCACATCTGGCACGGAGCCCGCACGTTGTACCGCGATGTGTTCGCCGGTATTGACCCAGACCTCGGCGAACAAGTGGAATTCGGTCTCTTCCAAAAACTTGGAGACCGTTCTACTCGCAGACTGCCAGAGGGCTACGTGCCCCCTGCAGGCACACCGCTCAGCTGA
- a CDS encoding 2Fe-2S iron-sulfur cluster-binding protein, with product MPVIRFVREGRDVECFPGENLRAVAVREGIQLYGLKGQLGNCGGCGQCSTCFVKVEGETSAAAMSPRTAVEEAKLRRRPEQWRLACQSLVEKSVVVVTKPQASMPDQDKRVAAALAAPLPPGPEEWPGAPAVDEDADDESVTEETMQPLEASSQGSPATPGEER from the coding sequence ATGCCTGTCATCCGTTTTGTGCGCGAGGGTCGCGATGTGGAGTGCTTCCCAGGAGAAAATCTGCGTGCTGTTGCTGTGCGAGAGGGAATCCAGCTCTACGGACTGAAAGGCCAGCTTGGTAACTGCGGTGGCTGCGGTCAGTGCAGCACTTGTTTTGTGAAGGTTGAAGGCGAAACGTCCGCAGCTGCGATGAGTCCGAGAACTGCTGTGGAGGAGGCCAAGCTGAGACGCAGACCAGAACAATGGCGCTTGGCTTGTCAGTCTCTGGTTGAAAAGTCGGTGGTTGTGGTGACCAAACCACAGGCTTCGATGCCAGATCAGGACAAGCGAGTCGCTGCGGCCTTGGCGGCACCTCTTCCTCCCGGGCCAGAAGAATGGCCTGGTGCGCCTGCGGTTGATGAGGACGCTGATGATGAGTCAGTCACTGAAGAAACGATGCAGCCTCTGGAGGCTTCTAGCCAGGGTTCGCCTGCAACGCCCGGTGAAGAGCGCTGA
- the psbM gene encoding photosystem II reaction center protein PsbM produces the protein METNDLGFVASLLFVLVPTVFLIILFIQTNSREG, from the coding sequence ATGGAAACCAACGATCTCGGCTTCGTGGCCAGCCTGCTGTTTGTTCTGGTGCCGACCGTCTTCCTGATCATCTTGTTTATTCAGACGAACAGCCGTGAAGGTTGA